ATTAGTTTCTTTCACGCACTCTCCAGAATCTCGTTTAAGGAAGCTGCAACAGAATCAGACATCTTCAGATTCCTCATCTTCCGGAGTGCAGCGTAAGTCCTATCAGAAGGCTTCACACCTAAAAGCCTTGAGCTCGTTAAACAGACTAATCCCTCTCTCAACTTTGCTCTCCTTGCAAAACCCTTGAACCAAAGCGTTATACGTGATTGCGTCCCGCGCCACTCCAGTTTCACACATTCTCTTGAAAACCTCCAAAGCCTGATCAGCTCTTCCATACGAGCACAGCCCCGTGATCATTGTATTACAGCTGACCGTCGTTTATCCAAACCCATTCCTAATCATCTCCCCGTAAAGTTCCTTAGCAAGCACAACTTCGCCTCTTTCCAAGTGCGCATGTACCATCACACTGTAAGTGAACTCGCCCGTGGATCATCGTGGTGCAGGTGCGTAGCCTCTCTCTTTGAGATCGTTGAATACACAAAACGCCTGGCGATGCTTCTCTTTCCAACACAACCCTTTTATAACCTCCTGGTAGGTGTAAATAGTCGGGAGATGGTTCCAGGCAATCATGGTGTGAAGAGTCTCCGACATAGAAGCGTTGCTCCCAATCTTACAGTAGCCAGATAGACATCAATTGGGGATACACAGCGTGTCTTGTTTCAAACTCTTCTTGAGAAGCTCGTAGGCTTGTGAAACCTCCTCACCTTCACACAGAGCTTGAATCAAACACTTTATCCTCAcaatatcaaactcagattccgCCATTCACTGGTGATAAAGCTCCAGAAGCGATCGAGTTTCTTCTCTTTTAGTAGTGTACACACTTTGATACCTTCATCAACCAACCCATCTTTGCAAAGACACTTCACGTATCTCTCCAGCAACGTTACCTCCGGGTTAAAACCGGTTGAATCTAGAAAGCCTTTCGCAGCTTTTACAGCTCTTGCATCCAAAAGGGAACCAAAGAGAAGGTTTAAAGAGACATAATCAGGTTTGTAATCAAAGGTGGAGCAAAGCCAACGGAAGAACCAGAGAGAAAACATAACGTTGTTGTTCTGTGATGACAACAGTTCTCTGAAAAACAGAGGATCCGCGAAGTTAAACGAGGGGAAAATCAAATAACAGAGTTTGCTGCCAtctccgtctctctctctaatgaTCGTATAGACAGTTTTAGCCCATTTCTGATTTCTGCAGCTCGTCGGACTTGGATTCACTATCTCGACAAGACTCGAGGGTTAGACTCCGTATCTGGTGTGTTAGAGTGGTTCTGTCGAGTTCTGTTTCTAATGAGAGTGATCAGATACGACTGACTCGAATTCAATCTCGAAGCAGCAACACGCGAATCGTAGAAAGGAGTGATTTTTATTCACCGGAACCCTAGATTTGGATTTTTCTCAAGGAGATTGAAAGGTTCTTACTTTCTCCCCACCCACCCcctaaaaaaaatgttttttttttattgattaatgtaaaagtttttaactttattacaagacataactaaatattagattatatttttgtcaacaaaTGTAAGAATGatatctaattttaatttttttggtctaaGCTGTCAAGTTGACGGATAAAGAAAGGTTTGGGgcttgcttcttcttctcttctctctctctctttctcgctATCCATCGTCTTCGCCGAAAAATCCCTAAATTAATTTGTTCTTACCatcccaccaccaccaccaccaatcTAATTCCCGCCAAAGAGAATGTCGTGAAATGAATCCTCTTCGTGTATTCCAACCGCGGCTAATCTGAAGAGTTTCTCGCAATCTCCGCCCTTTTTACCGGCTAACCTTTTCCTTATCCGATTCGTTTAGTCTCCGGTCGAGAAATGGAGAGGTAACTGTTGGTTGATTTGTTCTTTCTCCCTCCCTCCCTTGAATCTCATTGTTGGATGTGTGTAGTTAGGTTTATAATCTTAAAGCTCCTCTcttttttagttaaagtttCTACCTTTCTTGTCTTGGAGGATGATTGATTAGTTCTGTTGTTATGTATCTACAACCTTCCTTCATTGTGGGTTTTGATTTAACTCTTTTATGTGTGTTTCCTCAATAATAGTTCAGCTACTGAGCATAGCGGTTTCAACACCATGGTAACAAAAGCATACCCACTACGGATTCTGAACCACAACACGGAAGAACATAACAACTCAGGAGGAGGAGCCGAGCCTTACGTTGGTCTAGAGTTCGACACAGCAGAGGAAGCTCGCGAGTACTACAACGTCTACGCTGCGAGAACCGGTTTCAAAGCGAGGACCGGCCAGCTGTACAGATCGAGAACAGACGGAACAGTTTCTTCGAGGAGGTTCGTTTGCTCTAAGGAAGGCTTTCAGTTGAATTCGAGAACCGGATGCACTGCTTTCATCCGCGTCCAGAGAAGGGACACAGGGAAATGGGTTCTTGACCAGATCCAGAAAGAGCATAACCACGAGCTCGGAGGTGAAGCTGAGGAGACCACGACGACTCCGCGTCCTGTTAGAGCTCCTGCTCCTACTAAGCTTGCTACAACTGTTAATCAGCATAGACCGAAAATGAAAGTTGTTGACGAGTCTGACAGAGAGCAAAGATCTTCCTCCAAAAGCTCTCTCAAACGCTTCAAAAGCTGTAGCGTTGGTGAAGGAGAAGTGAGCAACGATCATCATTCTAAAGCTGTTTCCGGTAGTGAGCCTTACGCAGGTTTGGAGTTTGCTTCGGCTAACGAAGCGTGTCAGTTCTACCAAGCCTATGCGGAAGTCGTCGGGTTTAGAGTTCGGATCGGTCAGCTGTTCAGATCCAAAGTCGACAACTCCATCACTTCGAGACGGTTTGTTTGTTCGAGAGAAGGGTTCCAGCATCCTTCGAGGATGGGATGCGGAGCTTACATGAGGATCAAGAGGCAAGACTCGGGCGGATGGATAGTAGACCGGCTCAACAAAGATCATAACCACGACCTCGAACCGGGGAAAAATAACCAAGACGGTTTGAAAAAGATAACTGACGATGTCACAGGAGGGTTAGACTCAGTTGAGCTAATCGAactaaacaacaacaacaaacacatCAATAAAGCTACATCAAGAGAGAACAGAATCGGTAAAGAATGGTATCCTCTCCTTCTCGACTACTTCCAGTCCAAACAAACCGAAGACATGGGATTCTTCTACGCCGTCGAGCTAGACGTTCACAGCGGAAGCTGTCTCAGCCTCTTCTGGGCGGATAGCAGAGCGAGATTCGCTTGTAGTCAGTTCGGCGACGCAGTTGTGTTCGACACTTCGTACAGAAAAGGAAGTTACTCAGTCCCTTTCGCTACTTTCCTCGGCTTTAACCATCATCGACAACCAGTGCTTCTCGGTTGCGCAATGGTTGCTGATGAGTCTAAAGATAGTTTCCTATGGTTGTTTCAGACATGGCTTCGCGCCATGTCGGGCCGTCCTCCGAGGTCGGTTGTAGCCGATCAAGACTCTTCTATCCAGCAAGCTTTGTCACAGGTCTTCCCCGGAGCGCATCGAAGGTACTCAGCTTGGCAGATGAGGGAGAAAGAGCGGGAGAATCTCAGACCGTTCCCGAGCGAGTTCAAGTACGAGTACGAGAAGTGTATATACCAGAGTCAGACCGTGGTGGAGTTTGA
The window above is part of the Brassica napus cultivar Da-Ae chromosome C3, Da-Ae, whole genome shotgun sequence genome. Proteins encoded here:
- the LOC106386792 gene encoding protein FAR1-RELATED SEQUENCE 12 isoform X1, yielding MESSATEHSGFNTMVTKAYPLRILNHNTEEHNNSGGGAEPYVGLEFDTAEEAREYYNVYAARTGFKARTGQLYRSRTDGTVSSRRFVCSKEGFQLNSRTGCTAFIRVQRRDTGKWVLDQIQKEHNHELGGEAEETTTTPRPVRAPAPTKLATTVNQHRPKMKVVDESDREQRSSSKSSLKRFKSCSVGEGEVSNDHHSKAVSGSEPYAGLEFASANEACQFYQAYAEVVGFRVRIGQLFRSKVDNSITSRRFVCSREGFQHPSRMGCGAYMRIKRQDSGGWIVDRLNKDHNHDLEPGKNNQDGLKKITDDVTGGLDSVELIELNNNNKHINKATSRENRIGKEWYPLLLDYFQSKQTEDMGFFYAVELDVHSGSCLSLFWADSRARFACSQFGDAVVFDTSYRKGSYSVPFATFLGFNHHRQPVLLGCAMVADESKDSFLWLFQTWLRAMSGRPPRSVVADQDSSIQQALSQVFPGAHRRYSAWQMREKERENLRPFPSEFKYEYEKCIYQSQTVVEFDSVWNSLINKYGLRDDVWLREIYERREHWAHAYLRASFFAGIPINGAFEPFFGPSLDALTPLREFIGRYEQGLEQRREEERKEDFNSYNLQPFLQTKEPVEEQCRRLYTLTVFRIFQNELVQSYSYLCLKTYEEGAMSRFLVRKCGNENEKHAVTFNATNLNSSCSCQMFEHEGLLCRHVLKVFNLLEVKELPSKYILHRWTKNAEFGFVRDMESGVSSQDLKALMVWSLREAASKYIEFGTSSLEKYKLAYEIMREGGKKLCWQR
- the LOC106386792 gene encoding protein FAR1-RELATED SEQUENCE 12 isoform X2, which produces MVTKAYPLRILNHNTEEHNNSGGGAEPYVGLEFDTAEEAREYYNVYAARTGFKARTGQLYRSRTDGTVSSRRFVCSKEGFQLNSRTGCTAFIRVQRRDTGKWVLDQIQKEHNHELGGEAEETTTTPRPVRAPAPTKLATTVNQHRPKMKVVDESDREQRSSSKSSLKRFKSCSVGEGEVSNDHHSKAVSGSEPYAGLEFASANEACQFYQAYAEVVGFRVRIGQLFRSKVDNSITSRRFVCSREGFQHPSRMGCGAYMRIKRQDSGGWIVDRLNKDHNHDLEPGKNNQDGLKKITDDVTGGLDSVELIELNNNNKHINKATSRENRIGKEWYPLLLDYFQSKQTEDMGFFYAVELDVHSGSCLSLFWADSRARFACSQFGDAVVFDTSYRKGSYSVPFATFLGFNHHRQPVLLGCAMVADESKDSFLWLFQTWLRAMSGRPPRSVVADQDSSIQQALSQVFPGAHRRYSAWQMREKERENLRPFPSEFKYEYEKCIYQSQTVVEFDSVWNSLINKYGLRDDVWLREIYERREHWAHAYLRASFFAGIPINGAFEPFFGPSLDALTPLREFIGRYEQGLEQRREEERKEDFNSYNLQPFLQTKEPVEEQCRRLYTLTVFRIFQNELVQSYSYLCLKTYEEGAMSRFLVRKCGNENEKHAVTFNATNLNSSCSCQMFEHEGLLCRHVLKVFNLLEVKELPSKYILHRWTKNAEFGFVRDMESGVSSQDLKALMVWSLREAASKYIEFGTSSLEKYKLAYEIMREGGKKLCWQR